Genomic DNA from Terriglobia bacterium:
AAGAGATCAAAGTCATGATGGAGCAAGGCACCGAGGCGGGGGTGTTCGAGGAGGCCGAACACGACATTGTGAAAAGCATCTTCAAGCTCGGCGACCGCGCCGTCAGCGCCCTCATGAAACCTCGCCGCGAAGTGGTCTGGCTTGATACCGAGGACCCTTTTCCGGAGAATCAGAAGAAGCTCGCGTCATCTTTATATTCTCGCTTTCCCGTAGCTCATGGCAGCCTCGACAATGTCCTCGGCGTCGTTCAAACCAAGGACCTGCTGACACGATGCCTTGCGGGCTCCAAGATGGATTTCAAAGGCAACCTGCGGACACCGCTATTCGTCCCCGAAAATCTGCCCGCGCTGCGCCTCCTGGAAATGTTCAAGAAGTCCCGCACGCACATGGCGCTCGTGGTCGATGAATACGGCGGAATTGAAGGCCTCATCACCCTGAACGACATTCTCGAAGATCTGGTCGGCGATGTGGCCGGTGTCGACCTGCCCGAAGAACGCCAGATCGTGAAGCGGCCCGACGGTTCCCTGCTCCTGGACGGCAAACTCCAGATCGACGATCTCAAGGAGGCTCTGCAGATTCCGGAGCTCCCTTCGGAGGAGTCCGGCAGCTATCAGACCCTCGGCGGTCTGGTGATGCTCCAGGTCGGGCGCGTCCCGGTCACTGGCGACAACTTTGAAATCGACGGACTCCGATTCGAAGTCGTCGACATGGATGGCAAGCGGGTGGA
This window encodes:
- a CDS encoding hemolysin family protein; translation: MLPILVILLLILLNGVFVMAEMAVVSARKPRLQQFANEGSRGAQTALNLATHPDRFLATTQIGITLIAILTGAVGERTLTERLSLKLERFPQLQSYSGTVAFAVVVVGITYISLVVGELLPKRFALHNPERIASAMSGLTSFMSRLCAPLVWLINGSTNLIIGILGLQPSADPPVTEEEIKVMMEQGTEAGVFEEAEHDIVKSIFKLGDRAVSALMKPRREVVWLDTEDPFPENQKKLASSLYSRFPVAHGSLDNVLGVVQTKDLLTRCLAGSKMDFKGNLRTPLFVPENLPALRLLEMFKKSRTHMALVVDEYGGIEGLITLNDILEDLVGDVAGVDLPEERQIVKRPDGSLLLDGKLQIDDLKEALQIPELPSEESGSYQTLGGLVMLQVGRVPVTGDNFEIDGLRFEVVDMDGKRVDKVLVSKSTPSPTGEPPLA